The DNA window GAGAAAGAGGTTGAAAAAGAGTCTGCTAAAACTGCCGACATGAAGGCAAAAGGCGCTGATCCATATGATCTCAAACAGCAGGTTCGTCGTGCCCTATTTGTCTCTAAATGAAATGTAATGTCGGATATCTTTCCATTTTAAACATTTGTACACAAGCTAGACTCTGCTACTAAGTTATGCTATTTGTGATGGTGCTTCTGCAATCACAGGTTATAACTTGAAATCACAGGTTATAACTTGAAACGTAGTAAGATTGTCGATTCTGCATTCAAGAAATTTAACGTGCAAAGTTTGTCATGACAGTGCGTGGCTTGTTGAGTTTTAATTGCCATAGATCAAGTTTTAGTCTCTAAATATGTTACTTCGTATTTGCATTTAATGGTATAAACATAAAAAGGGATGTTTTCACACTCGAAATTCAAGATTGAATGTTAAACATAGTATCTAGCAGAGTGGATAAAATATGATCCTTCTGTGCTGTTTCTCTCTTGCATTTATATGACTTGTGTTTTTACATAATTTGTATCAGGAAAATGTGCTGGCTGAATCTAGGATGATGGTTCCCGACTGCCGCAAGCGTCTAGAGACTGCTCTAAGTGATCTTAAAGCCACTTTGGTAATCTTTCATGCTTCAGTGCTGACATAAACAACTTATCTGCTGATGAAATTTTATCTTGGCTGTCGTAAATCTGTTACCCTGTCTTGATTCGATTCGAACGAAAACCATGTGGTTGCTAAATATGAATCCACGCAGGTTGAGGTGGAGTCGTCTGGCCAAAAGGATGGCTCGGAGATTGGTGATGCTCGGAGCACCATTACAGAGTTTGAACGGATATTTTAATCTTCCGATGCTTAGCCGCATGGATTGTGGTATATGTAAGCACTGATCTTGATCTGAATGATCATCGCATGACTAAGGAGACTTTGACATCAAACTATAGCTACTAGTTTTATCTATGGTGGGGGGAAAAGGTTAAAATGCTTTAAAATCAATGGCGGATCTCTATGGGGTCGAGGGTCGATCGATAACACCACCGACTTTTGAGGTTAAAAAACTACATAATTAGGATTTGGACCAACATCACATTGGATTGCTTCTGCCTTCTGACGCTAGCAACAACTTTCTTCCCTAGTATAAGGACCTGTTTTGACTCGGcggggttttaaaaaatgtgaaggagctaattagaaaaaaagttagtgaaatctCATTTTTATGTACTCCAATTTTTAGTTTTATGGTAATAGAGTTTGAGGTCAGACTtatctaaaatggaaatatataAATGAGATTATAATTATTGATGTattaaaatggcaaaatgagatgTTGTGTAGAGGACCAGTGGAAGGAGAGAATATGTATTGGTCCGCCTACCttgcaatgtgtgttttttctATTTCGATTAGTTTACCTatcctatttatattttattatatttaacaaatgaatattaaatatattttaatataaaattaatacataaaaattagattaaaatttcattatctatttttttgtatttttaaaaaatatttcgaATCAAAATTAGACCGTATTGAATACcaatgaagtgtgactcttcATCGCACGTGCAAAGCATTTGTCTTTTGTTTTCGTCTAAAGTTTTCTAGGGAAGAGGGATAGACGAAAACCATAGTCAAAATGTGCCAGTTTTAGAGCCGCAAAATCAATCACATTAGAAACTAGTAATTCTATTTTAGttaattcttaaaaaaattgctattttttcctttttatttttcttaatttatcaattattcattAAAAAGCCGTAGCATTGCATTATTCATTAAAAAGCCGTAGCATTGCAAAAGGTTAATTTTAAAAGACGAGGCAATATCACATATTCACACAAATTTCTTTGGGACTAAGATGTATTCtagttttctttccttttttttcccaAACCAAATATGGCCCATGGAATCAAGTTTTTAATAAAAAGGAATGCTCACAACCTAAGATTAGCAAGAAACAAAGTGGTAGACTCTATAGCATCGAAATAGTTCATAACagagataataataaaaaaataaacaaaaataaaatatatttacaaaAGCAATGTTCTATCTatggctggggaaaaatatcgaaaaaatgatatatcgctcgtatcgtattgaaaaatatcgaaaaattatcggattttcgatatatcgtaattttcgatacgaaacgataccgtatcgtaagttttcgatatgataacgatatgaatttccttatatcgcgatatatcgttttatatcgaatatacgatatatatcgatattttcgatatatcgttttatatcgaatatacgatatatatcgaatatacgatatatatcgatattttcgatatatcgaatttcggtacgatatatcgtttatatcgaatatacgatatatatcgatattttcgatatatcgaatttcggtacgatatatcgaaatatcgatacgataacgatatagatatcctccatatcgaaagttcgatatatcgaaactttcgatacgataacgatatgaaattctttcatatcgatattttcgatacgatatacgatacaacgttttcgatacgatatatcgtatcgacccacccctagttCTATCCACAATCATCCATCAACCTACAAGAGATGAACGATCTCATAAAAACTCAAAGAAATTTCAACCAACAAACACATAACacacaaaaatatgcaaatattgACAATTTAAATACATGATATGCTACATCAGTTGACACCTAGAAATTTATAAACAATGAGAATTTAGCCAAACTACTAGACTTATGCCTCGTTATACCCGAGTATCGAGAACTAGCTGGTTTTAGGTAACGAGACCAATAATCCCACACACAATTAAGGAAGAGTATATCACATAATTAATTACACACATAACCAACGAAGAATATACCATAAACACAAAACATGCAAAATAAACAACATAAATGACCAGAAACCACAAAAgcaagaaaaagtaaattacgAAGGTAAAcaacaattaaattattaaaacttAGCTTAAACACTGTCACTCGACAATTTTCGAGAATTTAAAAGCATTCCAATCGGCAGAAAAATCAACATCTTGCCACTTCATTGTATCGtagtatttaaaataattttatttagtcATAATTTCAAACTGGAAGTGAGGAACAAACTCAATTTTTCTCATTAACAGACCAATTACATCGATTGAAGAACATAGGTGAAAGAATTCACAATAATTACTTGGCCAAAATGCCAGAACATGCCCCAAACTAATCACGATTGATATCAAAGTTCATCTAACAAAtaccccctccgtcccgctttagtaGTCACAGTtacttttgagcactcgttttgtaaaaatggtaataaatagttaaagtgaaaaatggtaaagtaagagagaataatgtagagaaaactcttatctatattattctctattttactttactatttctccattttaactatttattatcatgttTATAAAATGAGTGTTCAAAAGTAACTAGGATTGCtatgcgggacggagggagtactaacaACTCTGAAAATAGTGaactttaattttgaaattaattgtcTTTAGATAATTTGAAAGAGGACAAAGATTGTGTATAGTATCCTATATATGATTGAATAAGATCGATGGTCAATCCATCAAGGGTGCATTATGCTACTAAGTAGGTGCATCTTCCTAGTAAATGCTTGCATTACACTTTACACAAAATCACATGCAAACATTTGAAAATTGAGGAGCCAATTTGCAGATTCAAGACATTTTAATAATGCAAATTGGTGTTAAGCTAGTTTGAATATCTTGGTAATCAAAAAAGGCTTGATCAAAATTAGTGCTATTATCCACAAAGAATTAGGTCCTATAAACATAGAGTCAAAACTTTGTCTAATAGTACAATTTATTAACGTGAGTATCTTTTTTCATAAGAAAGGTAAATTCAACATTCAAAATTTGAGCTTGAATTATTAGTAAATTTGTTCAAGCGATATATTTTTATGGGTGGATTAAGTATTAAGCAATCTCATAGTCATCTTATATAACACATGATGAAAAAGGATAAAGCAATCTCATAGCCATCTTAACACTGATGAAATTAGggaaaatcattaaaatttggTTAAATTCTGCCATGTCCCACAACTTTAATAAAGAATCAAAAACATATAAAGTTTAAATTTGTTCGCAATCATTTCACGACAGAAATATATGGTCGCCTACATCATGTAATGAATTAATGACTGATGTTTTTAATCGGATGATGTTCTTTATGAATGGACGTTATTATTTAACTTATCGGCGATGGCGTCACATATGATTTCTAGACTATCTTATCAGATGCAATTTCACCAAAAGTTGTCGACGTGAGATAATtgtcaataaatcaaaacttcataattttttcGTTAAAGTTTCGTGACTACAAGAATATGaataatttcatgatttttctgTCAATTTGTTTAAAAAGCCTATAGATGagctaaattaaaatttgaaattcccGTGTGTTAACAGAGTTAAGCTGAATAACAACGAAACAATGTCCCTCAAATTTGGGAGGTTTACTTCATGTTTCCACtttaaaacaacattaaaatgAATCTTTTCGAGCATTTTTGGGCAGAAATTTTTCACTTTAGAGACCACATGCTGGTGAATACTTAGACCACAATAATATAATCTTGCCAAATTGATTGCTTTGACTGAGTAATCACTTTGAGCTCAAAATCAAGAATCaacaaagacaaaaaaaaaacagcctcaattttttttactaagtTCTCTAGCTACTTTTATTCCTtgaaattgtaaaataaaatagacaaaattaAACACTCAATTATTGGAGTAGTGATTCCATCTTCATTTGTTGTCAACATGTTGAATACACATATTTTAGTATAACCATTGTTTGGCGACTTTTGTTCTTGTTCAACTATAATCTCCTGTCACAACttgataaatttcataaaacttACACAGTTAATTAGTTAGTGTAATGCATGATCCAACCCATTTTATAACATGAATTACCCATGTAAAGTGTTAATTGTGTGTGACTAGCTATGTGTTAGGTAGTACGTATTATTGTTTaatcataaaaatgaatttaaagtAAAAGACAATGGTCATCACATGGTACCCAATTAACCCTTTTGATTTCTCTTGTTTTATGGTTTGGTTTAGATACCAAGAAAATCCAGGGTTGTGCCTCAATTCATGAGAATTCAACCTTGAAATAAAACATATAGAAAAACAAAGGATAATTGTATGTAAAATTGCGAAATTTAGTCATATTTTGGTTTGCTCCACgtctttcaaaatttgaataaaatttcaGAATTGCACGTATGCTAACTCAGAAGTTCTCATAGGATAGAGAAATTTTTATACTTCTTGATCTACCATTCAAAGTTTGAAAAGTATGGGGAAAACTAAAATTTGATTAGGAAACACTAAACTTTCGTGATTTTACAGTAATTaattaaaccaaaaataaaaccTTGCACTTGGATTAGGAGAAAAGATGAGGAACATgcaatttcaaattaaataaaatattgccTTAATATTGGATGCACATGGAATCGATTATCATATTCCCCCATAATTTTCActattaatcaataaaattagGCCCCGTGGCTTTGCTCTTTCATCTTACTACaaaattgatttatatttttggatttttttttcgattgtGAACATGCTTTCTTGAACtaattaaacttgaaaataatttatctttACACATTTAATCTTCTTGTAAATTCTCTTATTCTTCTTGGAAGGTAAAAACGGAGTATAATAATTACTTTCTAGCATATGAATATACCGAAAATCATATCAATGGTATACAACGTATTATTAGATATATTTATGTTTGTGTAGGTGATGTCTAATATATGGCGGTCTACTTTGAATTATTGAAAGATGTGTGACACTAAGAGTCAAACTAAAtctggagtataaaataaaataaacaatgcTAAATATGCATTAAATGACCGCGGTGATCACATAAAATATGTGGCATATTATTTCCTATAATAtatctatataaatatatataatttggtTTCTTTATACAAGAGTAAGACGGTGACcttgaattaattaatgtccATATTCCTAGTTTAATTGATGAATCAtgtaactaaataaaaaatgaaaataaagtaagcCGCCCAATCACATGATGTGATAAGAGGAAAAGGGCATTATGATAAGCAAAATATATTTGGTTTGAAGTATACGAGAATGATTAAGCTAGTGAGCCCAATGATTGATACCAATCCCATTCAAATCATAATTGAATCACATAGTTTAGAATTGAGTAATAATCAAGTTGCACTCTTCTTTAGACGTGCTAAAAGTTGTAATTCCGTGAGAGAAATGCATGCTTAATTATGCTAGTTAGATTTTACGGAATTAGATAGGATCACAATCATTCATTGAAGCATATCTAACACGTAAAGAAAAATCAACTAAGATAACTCAAAtatgaaaatatctcaacatATGCCTCTCGTTTGAGTATTTCATATatgttaatatttaaatatgatcaccCATATTATATCACCTTTGATGACACATTCGGCTCGAACATTGAGTTTGCTCTGATACGTTGTCAGATTTTATAGGACTAAATACATTCTTATTTGTTGAAGCATATCTAATACCGTAATACACTAAGACTGACCAAACCCTAATAAGATTGCATCCCTAAACATAGGTTTCAATATATGACAACTCATATATGAATATCATATCTCTAACATATAGTTTTTTCTATCTAACCGTCAAACTATCATAATTTCATGATACTATCACCTTTTTCTGTCACTCTTATGATTAGACTTAGGGCATGTTCACTATGGAACAATTGACCAATTCTTGAGTCAATTCTTGGTATTATGATTGTTCACATTACACTAATTAATTGTTGGGGGCCTCCCAAATGGCAGAGGGCCCGCACTGTAGAAAAGAATGGgagataattaaatctttcgAAATAGGTAAGATTGGGTTTGCATTGAAAATTCGTGGAATTGGACTTGGAATGACTCATTGCACCCTTCCACCTCAATATCTTCTCTCTCCTTTTTGGGAGTGGAGGGGTAAATTTGTCCTTCCATAATTGTATTAGGTCAAAGTCTTTATTTTGTGTAAATATTTGGGTCTATTCTTGGTCCAATTCTAAGATACTAAATAATATGAAAAGAATGATTTATGTGACTAATTATGGCTCAATTCTTGGAAGATTTTAATTCTTCCAAATGTTAGATATGGAAATGTTCACATTTCTATAGTGAACATGGCCTTAAATTGAAGCTTCACATGCCCGGAAAGAGCAAAAGCTTTGCAATAAAATCTTAGGcacattatctattttattaatttatcagTCTCAAGTGCCCAAATTTTTGGATCACGACTTCAATTAATAAGGTTTTGAATTACCAAATTTTGATTTAGtctttcaaaataaatttttatgtaaattgtGTTTTGCTCTGATTTTGTGATCGAGGTTATCCCAAAATCATGCACATCGTTTGGAATGaataaaaattagtactccTTTCAATCcgaaagtatgaactttcttaAATAAGaaagtattttcttttaattgatgtgagacatattctccactaacaatactttaattattttttctttttatctctctcttactttttcgattattcattaaaattcgtgccgaaTCACatgttcataattttttagGATAGATGGAGTGTTAtattatctctttttttttattatctgaGCACGTTTTTATAGAGGATATGGTTCCTACTTCCTTATAAATCCctgtcatatatatatatatatatatatatatatatatatatatatatatatatatagggagcgttattctccttttcacatcttagatcctttttccttcttaatattacgcgttagatctaaggcatcaacggatcag is part of the Salvia splendens isolate huo1 chromosome 6, SspV2, whole genome shotgun sequence genome and encodes:
- the LOC121807524 gene encoding tubulin-folding cofactor A-like; the encoded protein is MATLRNLNIKTSTCKRIAKELHSYEKEVEKESAKTADMKAKGADPYDLKQQENVLAESRMMVPDCRKRLETALSDLKATLVEVESSGQKDGSEIGDARSTITEFERIF